Proteins encoded in a region of the Pseudothermotoga elfii DSM 9442 = NBRC 107921 genome:
- the rplQ gene encoding 50S ribosomal protein L17, whose amino-acid sequence MRHRMLRNKIGSYGSHSRMLLRNQMRELVEHKSIVTTVTKAKVVQRMFDKLMTKAVKAAKTSNKSESVALRRQINYYLLSRRLTNKLVDEIAKSTKKTSGFTRIVKMGMRRGDAAEMALLQIIESD is encoded by the coding sequence ATGAGGCACAGAATGCTGAGAAACAAAATAGGTTCTTATGGCAGCCACAGTCGTATGCTGTTGAGAAATCAAATGAGAGAACTGGTCGAACACAAAAGTATTGTTACAACTGTTACTAAAGCAAAAGTTGTTCAGAGAATGTTTGATAAACTAATGACTAAAGCGGTTAAAGCAGCGAAAACGTCTAATAAAAGCGAAAGTGTGGCTTTGAGAAGGCAGATAAATTATTATCTTTTGAGCAGAAGATTAACCAATAAACTTGTTGATGAAATAGCTAAATCTACAAAAAAGACAAGCGGCTTCACAAGAATTGTAAAAATGGGTATGAGACGTGGAGATGCAGCAGAAATGGCTTTGCTTCAAATTATAGAAAGTGATTGA
- the rho gene encoding transcription termination factor Rho: MAVKVEDLERMTIRELYDLAKKYDVPRYTSLRKRDLIFAILEAQAKSHGLFFGTGVLEILPDGYGFLRSGDNLLPSANDIYLSQSQIRKFNLNTGDIISGIIRPPKDTEKFFAMIKIEAVNFRPPEATSERVNFENLTPDYPRERFLLETNQKVLSTRLIDIFAPMGKGQRGMIVAPPKAGKTTLLKEIANGIAINHPESHRIVLLIDERPEEVTDIKESVSAQVIAAPFDMAPDKQIKVAELTLEMAKRLVEYGHDVVVLLDSLTRLARVYNIQVPPSGKLLSGGVDPAALYKPKHFFGAARNTREGGSLTIIATALIETGSKMDEVIFEEFKGTGNMELVLSRQLANKRIFPAINLQLSGTRKEELLLDEDTLKKVWILRRMLGGMTEEEGLMLILRKLEETESNEDFLALIDQQKVKY; this comes from the coding sequence GTGGCGGTTAAAGTCGAAGATCTCGAACGAATGACTATAAGAGAATTATACGATCTGGCTAAGAAATATGATGTACCAAGATATACCAGCTTGAGAAAAAGGGATCTTATCTTTGCTATTCTTGAAGCTCAGGCCAAGTCACATGGTTTGTTTTTTGGCACAGGCGTGTTAGAAATACTACCGGATGGCTATGGGTTTCTGAGGAGTGGAGACAATCTTCTCCCAAGTGCCAATGATATCTACCTGTCTCAATCCCAGATAAGAAAATTCAACCTTAACACTGGGGATATCATCTCGGGAATTATAAGACCACCAAAGGATACTGAAAAATTCTTTGCAATGATAAAAATTGAAGCTGTTAATTTTAGGCCGCCAGAAGCCACAAGTGAAAGAGTGAACTTCGAGAATCTCACGCCAGATTATCCACGAGAACGATTTTTGTTAGAAACAAATCAGAAAGTTCTTTCAACAAGACTCATAGACATATTTGCTCCAATGGGTAAAGGGCAAAGAGGTATGATAGTTGCGCCACCCAAAGCTGGTAAAACCACTTTACTGAAAGAAATTGCCAATGGGATAGCGATAAATCATCCGGAAAGTCACAGAATAGTTTTGCTTATAGATGAGCGTCCGGAAGAAGTGACAGACATAAAGGAATCTGTCAGTGCGCAGGTTATAGCGGCCCCATTTGATATGGCACCAGATAAGCAAATAAAAGTTGCAGAGTTAACCTTGGAAATGGCAAAAAGATTGGTTGAATACGGTCATGATGTAGTGGTATTGCTTGATAGTCTGACGCGGCTTGCTCGCGTTTACAACATTCAGGTCCCCCCCAGTGGCAAATTGCTGAGTGGTGGGGTTGATCCGGCGGCGTTGTACAAACCCAAACACTTTTTCGGAGCAGCTCGAAATACAAGAGAAGGAGGAAGTCTCACTATTATAGCAACCGCTCTGATTGAAACTGGTTCAAAGATGGATGAAGTTATATTTGAAGAATTCAAAGGAACAGGAAATATGGAACTGGTACTATCAAGACAGCTGGCAAATAAAAGAATCTTTCCAGCTATTAATTTACAACTTTCTGGAACAAGAAAAGAAGAACTTCTGCTTGATGAAGATACATTGAAAAAGGTTTGGATATTGAGAAGAATGCTTGGTGGGATGACTGAAGAGGAAGGTTTGATGCTGATCTTAAGGAAACTTGAAGAAACAGAATCAAATGAGGATTTTCTTGCGCTGATAGATCAACAAAAGGTAAAATATTAG
- a CDS encoding ROK family protein — translation MKVIGIDLGGTNYAVGLVDETGNILSRIEGKTKVDEGPQAVAKRLSESVKSVMSNTGVSARAIGIGSPGSIDHEKGVVRFSPNFPGWYNFPLAEEIRTHTGLDVFIENDANAYALGEHTFGVARGFDHVICLTLGTGIGGGVITHGFLLRGSVGIGAELGHMNVLPNGPKCGCGSNGCLESLASATAIRKYVEDGYSRHIDSSLFKEKNASQITPKDVFEHAKNGDYFSLSVFNRVVSALSVAIGSLINIFNPQVVVIGGGMANAGDFLLEPVEEMVKDYVLPTMLGTYQIKLSQLGKNAGILGAASIVFERASKR, via the coding sequence TTGAAAGTTATAGGGATAGATTTGGGAGGAACAAATTACGCAGTAGGTCTTGTTGATGAAACAGGAAATATTTTATCTCGCATCGAAGGAAAAACGAAGGTGGATGAAGGGCCGCAGGCTGTCGCAAAAAGGCTTTCGGAATCTGTAAAGTCTGTCATGTCAAATACCGGTGTTTCAGCTCGAGCTATCGGGATTGGGTCACCGGGGAGTATAGATCATGAGAAAGGTGTGGTCAGGTTTTCGCCAAATTTCCCTGGCTGGTACAATTTTCCGCTTGCTGAAGAAATCAGGACCCATACGGGTTTAGATGTTTTCATTGAGAACGACGCCAATGCTTACGCGCTGGGTGAACATACATTCGGTGTGGCCAGGGGGTTTGATCATGTTATTTGTCTCACGCTGGGTACAGGCATCGGTGGTGGGGTTATAACTCATGGATTTTTACTCAGAGGAAGTGTTGGAATAGGGGCAGAACTGGGACATATGAATGTTTTACCAAATGGGCCAAAATGCGGTTGTGGCTCTAACGGGTGTCTTGAATCACTGGCGTCTGCGACGGCTATAAGAAAATATGTTGAAGATGGATATTCAAGACATATCGACTCTTCTCTTTTTAAAGAGAAAAACGCCAGCCAAATAACTCCTAAGGACGTTTTCGAGCACGCGAAGAATGGAGATTATTTTTCACTATCCGTTTTTAACAGAGTTGTTAGTGCCCTTTCGGTGGCAATAGGAAGTTTAATCAATATTTTTAATCCTCAGGTAGTAGTTATTGGTGGTGGGATGGCAAATGCCGGTGATTTTCTACTTGAGCCAGTTGAAGAAATGGTAAAAGACTATGTACTACCAACCATGCTTGGAACGTATCAGATAAAATTGAGCCAACTTGGCAAGAATGCAGGTATTCTTGGGGCAGCTTCTATAGTTTTTGAGAGGGCGAGTAAAAGATGA
- a CDS encoding metallophosphoesterase family protein, which translates to MTLLLVSDLHVPVKMMSIPDNLLEIAKQVDAVFGLGDFVDMETVLTLESVSNKFYAVCGNMDYPDVKDHLPSVKLLQLEEWKIGLFHGWGAPFKIRERILSTMTQKPQVIFYGHTHIPDDTVCESVRFVNPGSVAEDGSYALVELCKDHLKVEFKKLQAD; encoded by the coding sequence ATGACTCTTTTACTTGTTTCAGATCTTCATGTGCCAGTGAAAATGATGTCAATTCCAGATAATTTACTTGAAATTGCAAAGCAGGTTGATGCTGTTTTTGGGTTAGGAGATTTTGTAGATATGGAAACTGTTTTAACGTTAGAATCTGTTTCGAATAAATTTTATGCCGTTTGTGGAAATATGGACTATCCTGACGTAAAAGATCATTTGCCTTCTGTAAAACTGTTGCAGCTTGAAGAATGGAAAATAGGGCTATTTCATGGATGGGGTGCACCATTTAAAATAAGAGAAAGGATTCTCTCAACAATGACTCAGAAACCTCAGGTAATCTTTTATGGGCACACACATATTCCGGATGATACTGTGTGCGAATCTGTAAGATTTGTTAACCCGGGTTCTGTTGCTGAAGATGGTTCTTATGCGCTGGTGGAATTATGCAAAGATCACTTGAAAGTGGAATTCAAGAAATTGCAAGCGGATTGA
- a CDS encoding 7-cyano-7-deazaguanine synthase yields MQRSLESGIQEIASGLIADIRRTVSEKLLVAFSGGEDSTLVAYLAKQALGEKKVILVTVDWGKFTYEKARKGVAEVSKLLGLSHYFIDGVEKQSQIWRYGPSCNMCTRYAKLQSILDFGEEAVVATGANRSDSWGINGVKINGKFYSPLIDLDKGTIRNMLSFFGLQPVKIGESSHREGCKLKHLLKMMINPDYHGNAVALSNEILLDFLKEIDHKASLANVKIIGPLSKNIALVNVFPHLDVLASKEVVKRINNLSCVDEAYVLNNPIKLKVLANPGLFNDFTARDHVLQGFLQRDFSVAVSVEWIKSSNPRLRTFQVIGFDHEDNN; encoded by the coding sequence ATGCAAAGATCACTTGAAAGTGGAATTCAAGAAATTGCAAGCGGATTGATAGCAGATATAAGACGGACTGTTTCTGAAAAGTTACTTGTTGCATTTTCCGGTGGGGAAGACAGTACACTTGTAGCATACCTTGCAAAGCAAGCACTTGGTGAAAAAAAAGTAATCCTGGTTACCGTCGATTGGGGAAAATTTACTTATGAAAAGGCAAGAAAGGGAGTTGCTGAAGTTTCTAAATTACTTGGACTGAGTCATTACTTCATTGACGGTGTGGAGAAACAATCGCAGATCTGGAGATATGGCCCGAGTTGTAATATGTGTACAAGATATGCTAAATTGCAGTCAATTCTTGACTTTGGTGAAGAAGCTGTTGTTGCAACAGGAGCAAACCGGTCAGACAGCTGGGGGATTAATGGTGTAAAAATTAACGGAAAATTTTACTCTCCTCTTATAGACCTTGATAAAGGTACTATTAGAAATATGTTATCTTTTTTTGGTTTGCAACCTGTTAAGATAGGTGAGTCGTCTCATAGAGAAGGTTGCAAATTAAAGCACTTGCTGAAGATGATGATAAATCCTGATTATCACGGTAATGCTGTTGCTCTCTCAAATGAAATCCTGCTTGATTTTCTTAAAGAGATAGACCACAAAGCTTCATTGGCAAATGTAAAGATAATTGGACCATTGTCAAAAAATATAGCTCTTGTTAATGTCTTTCCCCATCTTGACGTTTTAGCCTCAAAAGAGGTGGTAAAAAGAATTAATAATCTCAGCTGCGTTGATGAAGCTTATGTTTTAAACAATCCAATCAAACTCAAAGTACTTGCAAATCCAGGTTTGTTCAATGATTTCACTGCAAGAGATCATGTGTTGCAAGGATTCCTTCAAAGAGATTTTTCTGTAGCTGTATCTGTGGAATGGATCAAATCATCAAATCCCCGGCTGAGAACCTTCCAAGTGATAGGATTTGATCATGAGGACAACAATTGA
- a CDS encoding DEAD/DEAH box helicase, whose amino-acid sequence MRTTIDFLKLNLEKPVLIVVPTEYEAQLLSQKLNAFYFPSHDVFPFEEVAVSFEVRCRRIEILWKLLNDPKIVIVCTLHAISRKTFSPVQLRQAARILRKGEVFHNPEETMLNLGYDRTYIVRTGGEFSVRGDVIDFFGPLYDNPVRVELFDQTIEAIRCFDASTQRSVFKVEEAFLLPVREYLCNEHLFDTVPAKLGSNSTILDYSDFEIFVAEFDRCQEEFAKREREAREMLEKKQIEDYVENSQISFSSLVKRIEFFKPLEIDLNTLKILPQTSQKSRDQIPIFDEEELIEGEFVVHRDYGIGVYDGVKKISNPLGTREYFVLRYEDSTVYVPVERIHKIHKYIGDTRNVQIDRIHSGNWKKRIERVKRNLREKVEELIRIYDTRQKISGLSLPGDPELEKRFAEFFPYAETDDQMTAIEEVLSDLANDKPMDRLLCGDAGYGKTEVALRAAFKCVVSGKQVAVLVPTTVLARQHYKIFTQRMSPFGIQVRLLDRSISTIMKKEILDGLFRGEIDVIIGTHALLQNNVRFSDLGLVIIDEEQSFGVEQKEKFKQLRTNVNVLSLSATPIPRTLHMAMTGMKDLSVINTPPIGRLPVITYVAKYSNQLVRGAVLREINRGGQVIYVHNRIHDIQDVYQNLQHIIPEAKIVLAHGKMGIRKLTEAVRSFYEHDSDVILCTSILESGIDIPNANTIIVDDSHRYGLAQLYQLRGRVGRSTKRAFAYFLHDSEISEKALQRLQAIKQLTGSGSGFQLALRDMQIRGVGSVFGFEQHGNINDVGLNLYLEIMNHQLKGIKKEKSESRKLFVDTEMEGIPGELVIPPDYVESPLERMRIYRRFASCETVSEIDGMVEELHDRFGKLPNQALMLVELFKIRLLASSKHIRKIEYRDNILKLIYEKQPSLKFKGKFICNEREKTYFFYNVEPGQVVGFLKELLS is encoded by the coding sequence ATGAGGACAACAATTGATTTTCTGAAATTAAATCTTGAAAAGCCTGTCCTGATAGTGGTTCCAACTGAATATGAGGCGCAATTGCTTTCTCAGAAATTAAATGCGTTTTATTTTCCCAGTCATGATGTTTTTCCATTTGAAGAAGTAGCAGTTTCATTTGAAGTTCGATGTCGAAGGATAGAAATACTCTGGAAATTATTAAACGATCCAAAGATCGTTATCGTGTGTACTTTGCATGCTATTAGCCGAAAAACGTTTTCACCCGTTCAGCTCAGACAAGCAGCGAGAATTCTGAGAAAGGGAGAAGTTTTTCATAATCCTGAAGAAACAATGTTAAATCTTGGATATGATCGAACATATATAGTCCGCACTGGCGGAGAGTTTTCTGTAAGAGGTGATGTAATAGATTTTTTCGGACCACTGTATGATAATCCAGTTCGAGTAGAGCTTTTTGACCAAACGATAGAGGCAATTAGATGTTTCGATGCGTCAACTCAGAGATCTGTTTTCAAAGTGGAAGAAGCGTTTTTACTGCCTGTCCGTGAATATCTGTGTAATGAACATTTGTTTGATACTGTGCCAGCCAAACTGGGATCTAATTCCACAATACTTGATTATTCAGATTTTGAGATTTTTGTGGCGGAGTTTGACCGGTGTCAGGAAGAATTTGCAAAAAGAGAAAGAGAAGCCCGGGAGATGCTTGAAAAGAAACAAATAGAGGATTATGTAGAAAATTCTCAGATAAGTTTTTCCAGTTTGGTAAAGCGCATAGAATTTTTCAAACCCCTGGAAATTGATTTGAATACCTTAAAAATTCTTCCCCAGACGTCTCAGAAATCAAGAGATCAGATACCTATTTTTGATGAAGAAGAGTTGATTGAAGGTGAGTTTGTTGTTCATAGAGATTATGGAATAGGTGTATATGACGGCGTGAAAAAGATTAGCAATCCTCTGGGAACGAGAGAATATTTTGTTTTGCGCTATGAAGATTCAACAGTTTATGTTCCCGTTGAAAGAATCCATAAAATACACAAATACATAGGAGACACCAGGAATGTTCAAATAGATAGAATCCACTCTGGAAACTGGAAAAAACGTATCGAGAGAGTAAAAAGGAATCTCAGGGAGAAGGTTGAAGAGTTAATAAGAATTTATGATACAAGGCAGAAAATAAGTGGATTAAGCTTACCGGGCGACCCGGAACTCGAGAAAAGATTCGCCGAATTTTTCCCATACGCAGAAACAGATGATCAGATGACGGCTATCGAGGAGGTTCTTTCAGATCTTGCGAACGATAAACCTATGGATCGACTTTTATGCGGGGATGCTGGATATGGAAAAACGGAAGTTGCTTTGAGAGCAGCTTTCAAGTGTGTTGTTTCTGGAAAACAGGTAGCTGTATTAGTTCCGACCACGGTTTTGGCAAGACAGCATTATAAGATTTTCACTCAAAGGATGAGTCCATTTGGCATTCAGGTGAGGTTGCTTGATAGATCGATCAGCACAATTATGAAAAAAGAGATCCTCGACGGGCTTTTCAGGGGAGAGATTGATGTAATCATAGGCACACATGCTCTTCTTCAGAATAATGTTCGATTTTCTGATCTGGGTCTTGTAATAATAGATGAAGAACAGAGTTTCGGTGTAGAACAAAAGGAGAAATTTAAGCAGTTGAGAACAAATGTCAATGTACTTTCTCTGAGCGCCACACCGATTCCGAGAACTCTTCATATGGCCATGACAGGTATGAAAGATCTGAGTGTAATTAACACACCACCGATTGGCAGGCTTCCGGTAATTACCTATGTAGCAAAGTACAGCAACCAGCTCGTGAGGGGCGCAGTGCTGAGAGAAATAAACAGAGGTGGTCAGGTTATATACGTTCATAACAGGATTCACGATATACAGGATGTGTATCAAAATTTGCAGCACATAATACCTGAAGCAAAAATAGTACTTGCACACGGAAAAATGGGTATTCGAAAACTTACGGAAGCTGTCAGAAGTTTCTATGAACATGATTCAGATGTTATTCTTTGTACATCAATCCTTGAGAGTGGTATAGACATACCAAATGCCAACACAATAATAGTTGATGATTCTCACAGATATGGATTGGCTCAACTATACCAGCTGAGAGGGCGCGTAGGAAGAAGTACTAAGAGGGCATTCGCATATTTTTTGCACGACAGTGAAATAAGCGAAAAAGCTCTGCAGCGACTTCAGGCTATAAAACAGTTGACCGGTTCAGGCAGCGGATTTCAATTAGCACTCAGAGATATGCAGATTAGAGGTGTCGGATCTGTTTTTGGGTTTGAACAGCATGGGAATATAAACGATGTAGGTTTAAATTTATACCTTGAAATAATGAACCATCAGCTTAAGGGCATAAAAAAGGAGAAATCTGAATCCAGGAAGTTATTTGTTGACACTGAAATGGAAGGTATTCCGGGAGAACTTGTGATTCCTCCGGATTACGTTGAAAGTCCACTTGAGCGTATGAGGATATACAGAAGATTTGCATCGTGCGAAACTGTTTCTGAAATAGATGGCATGGTGGAAGAGTTACATGATAGATTTGGAAAACTTCCCAATCAGGCACTTATGCTTGTCGAGTTGTTCAAGATAAGATTGCTTGCCAGTTCAAAACATATAAGGAAGATCGAATACAGGGACAATATTTTAAAGTTAATCTACGAAAAGCAACCATCTTTAAAATTCAAAGGAAAATTTATATGCAACGAGAGAGAAAAAACTTATTTCTTTTATAATGTTGAACCAGGCCAGGTTGTAGGCTTTTTGAAAGAATTATTATCTTAA
- a CDS encoding FliA/WhiG family RNA polymerase sigma factor yields the protein MYRTNEEEIIKEMLPSVKRIAMDLLHTLPKNVEVDDLIQEGVLALLSAIRRYDPKKGVSMYSFVVKRIKGAMYDYLRKIDWMPRNLRKNVKEVEKAIHELENHLNKHPSIEEIALHTGLSTNEVKRALDETVRKQLLRLDEFIYEGMDSFSDIIKADDEPSENAFREIILEKVAEAIRTLSKREQLVLSLRFEQDLSLKEIGTVIGVSESRVSQILSSSLIKIKRYILGDNNDNTS from the coding sequence ATGTACAGAACGAACGAAGAAGAGATAATAAAGGAAATGCTACCAAGTGTGAAAAGAATAGCGATGGACCTTCTCCATACATTACCAAAAAATGTAGAAGTTGATGACTTAATTCAAGAAGGAGTTTTGGCTTTATTGTCAGCTATAAGGAGGTACGACCCGAAAAAAGGTGTAAGCATGTACAGTTTCGTGGTAAAAAGAATAAAAGGTGCAATGTATGACTATTTAAGAAAAATAGACTGGATGCCACGCAATTTGAGAAAGAACGTTAAAGAAGTCGAGAAAGCTATTCACGAACTCGAAAACCACTTGAACAAGCACCCTTCTATTGAAGAGATAGCATTACATACAGGATTAAGTACAAATGAAGTAAAAAGAGCGCTGGATGAAACTGTAAGAAAACAACTATTGCGACTTGATGAGTTTATATATGAAGGCATGGACAGTTTTTCTGATATCATCAAAGCAGATGATGAGCCATCAGAAAACGCATTCAGAGAAATAATCTTGGAAAAGGTGGCCGAAGCCATAAGAACACTGTCTAAAAGGGAACAGCTTGTTCTATCATTAAGATTTGAGCAGGATTTGTCTTTAAAGGAAATCGGGACAGTTATAGGTGTAAGTGAATCAAGAGTTTCACAAATTTTATCAAGTTCTCTGATCAAAATTAAAAGATATATCCTGGGGGATAACAATGATAACACCAGTTGA
- the cheD gene encoding chemoreceptor glutamine deamidase/glutamate methylesterase CheD: MKKVVIGIGEAAVERNPAVIVTLGLGSCVGVCLRDPTAHVGGMAHVMLPESMNREVRNPGKYANTAIKYLVEKLIEMGAKHHRLEAKIAGGASMFESGTMNIGQKNIEAVIYWLNYFHIALKAQDVGGNRARSIEYNVESGKLLIRKVGGGETVQIIEI, translated from the coding sequence ATGAAGAAAGTCGTAATAGGAATTGGTGAAGCAGCAGTTGAAAGAAACCCTGCTGTTATAGTAACACTCGGATTAGGTTCTTGCGTGGGGGTCTGTTTAAGAGATCCTACCGCTCACGTTGGTGGCATGGCGCACGTGATGTTACCCGAAAGCATGAATAGAGAAGTTAGAAATCCGGGAAAATATGCAAACACAGCCATCAAATATCTGGTAGAGAAATTAATTGAAATGGGAGCAAAGCACCATAGATTAGAAGCAAAAATAGCTGGCGGAGCTTCCATGTTTGAATCAGGAACCATGAATATAGGCCAAAAAAACATCGAAGCAGTGATTTACTGGCTGAATTATTTTCACATAGCTTTGAAGGCCCAGGATGTTGGTGGGAACAGAGCCAGGAGCATAGAATACAATGTGGAAAGTGGAAAACTGCTGATAAGAAAAGTCGGAGGAGGAGAAACTGTTCAGATCATAGAAATATAG
- the cheC gene encoding CheY-P phosphatase CheC: MNLTDKQLDLLKEIGNIGTGNAATALSSLTGKKIEITVPDAEVIAIERIIFVFPKPEDLVVGIKMFVKGDIEMNVLLVLDRFAAKKIIYDLLGNQCEDITKLDELTSSALKEIGNIMCGSYITALAEFTQLYLDPLPPELTVDMLAAIVSETILMSASYEDDVIFVETQLKIEGIESVTSYMFLIPGRGSLEKVFSKVELK, encoded by the coding sequence TTGAATCTAACAGACAAACAACTTGATCTGCTGAAAGAAATAGGAAATATTGGCACAGGAAATGCAGCCACAGCTCTTTCTTCCCTGACGGGTAAAAAGATAGAGATAACCGTTCCTGATGCTGAGGTAATAGCAATAGAGAGGATAATATTTGTTTTTCCAAAACCAGAAGACCTGGTCGTTGGAATAAAGATGTTTGTGAAAGGTGATATTGAAATGAATGTACTTCTTGTACTCGATAGATTCGCAGCAAAGAAAATCATATATGATCTTCTGGGAAATCAATGTGAAGACATAACCAAATTAGACGAATTAACTTCATCTGCTCTAAAAGAAATTGGTAACATCATGTGTGGCTCTTATATAACTGCCCTGGCCGAGTTCACCCAACTGTATCTCGATCCTCTACCACCAGAATTAACAGTTGACATGCTTGCTGCTATAGTCTCGGAAACCATCCTCATGAGTGCAAGTTACGAGGATGATGTAATTTTCGTTGAAACCCAGTTGAAAATCGAGGGTATTGAATCAGTTACATCTTACATGTTTTTGATCCCAGGGCGTGGGAGTCTTGAAAAAGTCTTTTCTAAGGTGGAATTGAAATGA
- a CDS encoding flagellar brake protein: MNQVTRIDANSVIKPGMLIVIEIESKNGEKTVLKSMVHETYFEKNVLKIAMPSLKGRFIPLPKGDSIYVTALSDKVVYAFGSRVLDYGRDESNFLVMYITIPDKVRRIQRRRFVRIPIVLNGTYTVPGDDKEYSFLTRDFSAGGMLMCTKNILSVGQPISVNMDLGGIRLTSQKAQIVRSNGKNETTGLYEYGVQFLDLSTELEKSLVVFVFQQELKMKKASSGEEAGH, translated from the coding sequence ATGAATCAGGTAACACGTATTGATGCTAACAGTGTTATCAAACCCGGAATGTTGATTGTAATAGAAATAGAATCCAAAAACGGTGAAAAAACGGTTCTTAAAAGTATGGTTCACGAAACTTATTTTGAAAAGAACGTACTAAAAATAGCTATGCCAAGCTTAAAAGGGCGTTTTATCCCATTACCAAAAGGAGATTCTATTTATGTGACAGCGCTTTCTGACAAAGTTGTATATGCCTTTGGCTCGCGTGTTCTGGATTACGGAAGAGACGAGTCAAATTTTTTGGTAATGTATATAACTATACCAGACAAAGTTAGAAGAATTCAAAGGAGGCGTTTTGTCAGAATACCAATTGTACTGAACGGAACCTATACTGTTCCTGGTGATGATAAAGAGTATAGTTTCTTAACTCGCGATTTCAGCGCCGGTGGTATGCTGATGTGCACAAAAAATATCCTTTCTGTCGGGCAACCTATATCGGTTAACATGGATCTTGGAGGTATCAGGTTAACCAGCCAAAAAGCTCAGATAGTTAGATCTAATGGCAAAAATGAAACAACAGGTCTCTATGAATACGGTGTTCAGTTTCTTGACCTTTCCACTGAACTTGAAAAATCCTTGGTTGTGTTCGTATTTCAACAGGAATTAAAAATGAAAAAAGCTTCTTCTGGAGAGGAGGCAGGACATTGA
- a CDS encoding AAA family ATPase, with product MRNQAEGLLKSQPRIVSVASGKGGVGKTIVAVNLAIVLAQRGMRVLLFDADAGFANAEILMGITPKNTIKDFLQRKISLDKVIFQTPYDVDLISTGMDVEDLIAFNLEDKTELYNDLYRISAEYDYIVFDFPPGFNEELERFYAGSDHLVMVTASEPTSLVNAYTFVKLMTIKGVDPDGFHVVMNMVKDMRDGRKIMDRFISVITRFTGIPITSTHLIRYDMLVKDSVNRQIPFVTNRKTAQPSLAIYGIADMITKRQTVKKLSFFDKIRAFFGVG from the coding sequence TTGCGCAATCAGGCTGAAGGACTTCTGAAAAGTCAGCCCCGGATAGTTAGTGTCGCAAGTGGAAAAGGTGGTGTTGGTAAAACAATAGTTGCCGTGAATCTGGCGATAGTACTTGCGCAAAGAGGCATGAGAGTGTTACTCTTTGATGCCGATGCAGGCTTTGCGAACGCCGAAATACTTATGGGCATTACCCCCAAAAATACAATAAAAGATTTTCTGCAAAGGAAAATCTCGCTCGATAAAGTTATCTTTCAAACTCCTTACGATGTGGATTTAATAAGCACAGGAATGGATGTAGAGGATTTAATAGCGTTTAATTTGGAAGATAAAACAGAACTTTATAATGATCTCTATCGTATCTCTGCAGAATATGACTATATAGTATTCGACTTTCCTCCAGGTTTTAATGAAGAATTAGAAAGATTTTATGCCGGCTCAGACCACCTCGTGATGGTAACAGCTTCAGAACCGACATCTCTTGTGAACGCTTATACATTTGTGAAACTTATGACCATCAAAGGTGTGGATCCTGATGGTTTTCATGTTGTCATGAATATGGTTAAGGACATGCGTGATGGAAGAAAAATTATGGATAGATTCATTTCAGTGATAACTAGATTCACTGGCATCCCTATTACATCCACTCATCTGATTCGTTATGATATGCTTGTAAAAGACAGTGTCAACAGGCAAATTCCATTCGTTACAAACAGAAAAACGGCTCAGCCATCTCTCGCAATTTACGGAATAGCTGACATGATAACAAAACGACAGACTGTCAAAAAACTTTCATTTTTTGACAAAATCAGAGCTTTTTTTGGAGTTGGATGA